A single window of Channa argus isolate prfri chromosome 12, Channa argus male v1.0, whole genome shotgun sequence DNA harbors:
- the si:cabz01074946.1 gene encoding CD48 antigen, whose protein sequence is MRLRILLIPLLQVVVGDTLPEVSEYFGGTVTLPSGVNPSWTLTKIEWSIFSNNTYIASYRNNVSKVNRIPQYKGRLSMNISSGDLTIHNLTQNDAREYTVELSTEEEKVLNKIKLTVKKRLQKPNIHTQVWVPGTSTKGGCWVEAHCSSPDKDVDFSWKTKPVSVTTLRNPDGTPALLLVFLNTTQNYAEITCISSCKTENSLSAVNITCEDDKIPPAPQPQLQHRSRQSVFFVTGVSVGIVATIIITILFGENIKKAWETLKGNLCTP, encoded by the exons ATGAGACTTCGAATCCTACTGATACCTTTACTACAAG ttgtGGTAGGTGACACCCTACCAGAAGTCTCTGAGTATTTCGGGGGTACTGTTACCTTGCCCTCAGGAGTCAACCCATCATGGACTCTCACCAAAATTGAGTGGTCAATTTTCTCCAACAACACTTATATTGCCTCTTATCGCAATAATGTGTCAAAAGTTAATCGTATACCTCAATATAAAGGAAGACTCAGCATGAACATTTCTTCAG GTGATTTGACGATCCATAATCTGACCCAAAATGATGCCAGGGAATACACTGTCGAGCTCAGCACTGAGGAAGAGAAAGTTTTGAACAAAATTAAGCTCACAGTGAAAA AACGCCTTCAGAAACCgaacattcacacacaagtgTGGGTCCCAGGTACATCAACAAAAGGAGGCTGTTGGGTGGAGGCGCATTGTTCTTCTCCAGATAAAGACGTTGATTTCTCCTGGAAGACTAAACCTGTCAGTGTGACTACGTTGAGGAATCCCGATGGCACCCCTGCTCTTCTTTTAGTATTcctgaacacaacacagaacTATGCTGAAATCACCTGCATCTCCAGCTGTAAAACTGAGAATTCCTTAAGTGCTGTAAATATAACATGTGAAG ATGACAAGATTCCGCCTGCACCTCAGCCTCAGCTTCAGCACAGGAGTAGACAATCAGTATTTTTTGTCACAGGAGTTTCCGTGGGAATTGTAGCTACAATAATTATAACAATCTTATTTGGAG
- the LOC137137724 gene encoding vang-like protein 2 isoform X2: MATTPLLSFLTKSLPFIPIVVAKLCCPWRPQGTVGECGEYASKIDSLRSKVDFLRLPLTLSCKSINNHKSQLGVVWEKGLGAGGVRKPRPPPPSDMDNESAYSGYSYKSSHSRTSRKHRERRERHRTKSRDSSIRGDKSVTIQAPGELLLDRESTRGEDRDDNWGETTTVVTGTSVDSISNEDLTRISKDLEESSPLECRRYLSPALGAILGFFSLVTPLAFLALPQLLWRDTLDPCGTPCEGLYISLAFKLLILLISTWALFLRSPRATLPRFFVFRCLLLALVFLFVASYWLFYGVRVLEPRETDYRGIVGYAASLVDALLFIQYLALVLLEVRHLQPAFSLKVVRTADGASHYYNVGHLSIQRAAVWLLDQYYSDFPVYNPGLLNLPKSILTKKTSAFKVYNLGEENSTNNSTGQSRAMIAATARRRDNSHNEYYYEEAEVERRIRKRKARLVVAVEEAFTHIKRHQDEETATSSPKHPREVMDPREAAQAIFAPMARAMQKYLRATRQQSFHSMESIINHLQFCVTHNMTPKAFLERYLTPGPTLQYLDNRRGHQWTLVSEEPVTSSLRQGQVFSLRRMDFSLVVTVTPLPFLRLGEEFIDPKSHKFVMKLQSETSV; this comes from the exons ATGGCAACTACCCCCTTACTGTCTTTTCTCACCAAGAGCCTCCCATTCATCCCCATTGTAGTAGCTAAGCTGTGTTGCCCTTGGAGACCACAGGGGACAGTTGGGGAATGTGGCGAGTAT GCCTCCAAGATAGATTCCCTCAGGAGTAAAGTGGACTTCCTGCGCCTTCCTTTGACTCTCTCCTGCAAGTCCATCAACAACCACAAAAGCCAACTGGGCGTGGTCTGGGAGAAGGGCTTGGGGGCAGGAGGGGTCCGGAAACCCCGCCCACCGCCGCCCTCAGACATGGACAATGAGTCGGCGTACTCGGGCTACTCCTACAAGTCGTCTCACTCGCGAACCTCCCGCAAACACAG agagaggagggagaggcaTCGCACAAAGAGTCGAGACAGCAGCATCCGTGGGGACAAATCGGTGACCATCCAGGCTCCTGGAGAACTGCTGCTGGACAGGGAGTCCACCAGAGGAGAGGACAGG GATGACAACTGGGGTGAGACCACCACGGTGGTCACCGGCACCTCCGTCGACAGCATCTCAAACGAGGACTTGACACGGATCTCCAAAGACCTCGAGGAGTCTTCGCCCCTGGAGTGTCGCCGTTACCTCAGTCCAGCTTTGGGTGCCATCTTGGGCTTCTTCTCTTTGGTCACTCCTCTTGCCTTCTTGGCCCTGCCGCAGCTCCTGTGGCGGGACACACTGGACCCTTGTGGCACGCCATGCGAGGGGCTTTACATTTCTCTGGCTTTTAAACTCCTGATCCTCCTCATCTCCACATGGGCGCTGTTTCTTCGCTCACCCAGAGCCACTCTGCCACGTTTTTTCGTGTTCCGCTGCCTGCTGCTGGCACTGGTCTTCCTCTTCGTAGCATCCTATTGGCTCTTCTATGGGGTGCGGGTGCTGGAACCCCGAGAGACGGACTACCGGGGGATTGTAGGATACGCGGCATCTCTGGTGGATGCACTGCTGTTTATTCAGTACCTAGCCCTGGTGCTGCTGGAGGTCAGGCACCTGCAGCCTGCTTTCAGTCTCAAGGTTGTGAGGACAGCGGATGGAGCGAGCCACTACTACAATGTGGGGCATCTCAG TATCCAGCGAGCAGCAGTGTGGCTTTTGGACCAGTATTACAGTGACTTTCCGGTCTATAATCCAGGCTTACTCAACCTGCCCAAGTCCATACTCACCAAAAAGACGTCTGCCTTCAAGGTCTACAACCTGGGGGAAG AGAACAGCACCAATAACTCCACAGGGCAGTCCAGAGCCATGATCGCAGCCACCGCTCGCAGAAGAGACAACTCCCACAATGAGTACTACTATGAGGAGGCAGAGGTGGAGCGGAGGATCCGTAAACGCAAGGCCAG GCTGGTGGTGGCAGTAGAAGAAGCCTTCACCCACATAAAGCGTCACCAGGATGAAGAAACAGCCACATCTTCTCCCAAACACCCGCGGGAGGTGATGGACCCCAGAGAGGCAGCTCAGGCCATCTTTGCTCCTATGGCACGGGCCATGCAGAAATACCTCCGAGCAACTAGGCAGCAATCGTTCCACAGCATGGAGAGTATCATCAACCATCTGCAGTTCTGCGTCACACACAACATGACTCCAAAG GCTTTCCTTGAGCGTTATCTCACTCCAGGTCCCACCCTCCAGTATCTGGACAACAGAAGGGGGCACCAGTGGACACTAGTGAGCGAGGAACCAGTGACATCCTCTCTCCGTCAGGGCCAGGTCTTCTCTCTGAGACGCATGGACTTCTCCCTGGTTGTCACGGTGACACCTCTCCCTTTCTTGCGGCTGGGCGAGGAGTTCATTGACCCCAAAAGTCACAAGTTTGTCATGAAGCTGCAGTCTGAGACATCTGTGTAG
- the LOC137137724 gene encoding vang-like protein 2 isoform X1 — MDNESAYSGYSYKSSHSRTSRKHRERRERHRTKSRDSSIRGDKSVTIQAPGELLLDRESTRGEDRDDNWGETTTVVTGTSVDSISNEDLTRISKDLEESSPLECRRYLSPALGAILGFFSLVTPLAFLALPQLLWRDTLDPCGTPCEGLYISLAFKLLILLISTWALFLRSPRATLPRFFVFRCLLLALVFLFVASYWLFYGVRVLEPRETDYRGIVGYAASLVDALLFIQYLALVLLEVRHLQPAFSLKVVRTADGASHYYNVGHLSIQRAAVWLLDQYYSDFPVYNPGLLNLPKSILTKKTSAFKVYNLGEENSTNNSTGQSRAMIAATARRRDNSHNEYYYEEAEVERRIRKRKARLVVAVEEAFTHIKRHQDEETATSSPKHPREVMDPREAAQAIFAPMARAMQKYLRATRQQSFHSMESIINHLQFCVTHNMTPKAFLERYLTPGPTLQYLDNRRGHQWTLVSEEPVTSSLRQGQVFSLRRMDFSLVVTVTPLPFLRLGEEFIDPKSHKFVMKLQSETSV, encoded by the exons ATGGACAATGAGTCGGCGTACTCGGGCTACTCCTACAAGTCGTCTCACTCGCGAACCTCCCGCAAACACAG agagaggagggagaggcaTCGCACAAAGAGTCGAGACAGCAGCATCCGTGGGGACAAATCGGTGACCATCCAGGCTCCTGGAGAACTGCTGCTGGACAGGGAGTCCACCAGAGGAGAGGACAGG GATGACAACTGGGGTGAGACCACCACGGTGGTCACCGGCACCTCCGTCGACAGCATCTCAAACGAGGACTTGACACGGATCTCCAAAGACCTCGAGGAGTCTTCGCCCCTGGAGTGTCGCCGTTACCTCAGTCCAGCTTTGGGTGCCATCTTGGGCTTCTTCTCTTTGGTCACTCCTCTTGCCTTCTTGGCCCTGCCGCAGCTCCTGTGGCGGGACACACTGGACCCTTGTGGCACGCCATGCGAGGGGCTTTACATTTCTCTGGCTTTTAAACTCCTGATCCTCCTCATCTCCACATGGGCGCTGTTTCTTCGCTCACCCAGAGCCACTCTGCCACGTTTTTTCGTGTTCCGCTGCCTGCTGCTGGCACTGGTCTTCCTCTTCGTAGCATCCTATTGGCTCTTCTATGGGGTGCGGGTGCTGGAACCCCGAGAGACGGACTACCGGGGGATTGTAGGATACGCGGCATCTCTGGTGGATGCACTGCTGTTTATTCAGTACCTAGCCCTGGTGCTGCTGGAGGTCAGGCACCTGCAGCCTGCTTTCAGTCTCAAGGTTGTGAGGACAGCGGATGGAGCGAGCCACTACTACAATGTGGGGCATCTCAG TATCCAGCGAGCAGCAGTGTGGCTTTTGGACCAGTATTACAGTGACTTTCCGGTCTATAATCCAGGCTTACTCAACCTGCCCAAGTCCATACTCACCAAAAAGACGTCTGCCTTCAAGGTCTACAACCTGGGGGAAG AGAACAGCACCAATAACTCCACAGGGCAGTCCAGAGCCATGATCGCAGCCACCGCTCGCAGAAGAGACAACTCCCACAATGAGTACTACTATGAGGAGGCAGAGGTGGAGCGGAGGATCCGTAAACGCAAGGCCAG GCTGGTGGTGGCAGTAGAAGAAGCCTTCACCCACATAAAGCGTCACCAGGATGAAGAAACAGCCACATCTTCTCCCAAACACCCGCGGGAGGTGATGGACCCCAGAGAGGCAGCTCAGGCCATCTTTGCTCCTATGGCACGGGCCATGCAGAAATACCTCCGAGCAACTAGGCAGCAATCGTTCCACAGCATGGAGAGTATCATCAACCATCTGCAGTTCTGCGTCACACACAACATGACTCCAAAG GCTTTCCTTGAGCGTTATCTCACTCCAGGTCCCACCCTCCAGTATCTGGACAACAGAAGGGGGCACCAGTGGACACTAGTGAGCGAGGAACCAGTGACATCCTCTCTCCGTCAGGGCCAGGTCTTCTCTCTGAGACGCATGGACTTCTCCCTGGTTGTCACGGTGACACCTCTCCCTTTCTTGCGGCTGGGCGAGGAGTTCATTGACCCCAAAAGTCACAAGTTTGTCATGAAGCTGCAGTCTGAGACATCTGTGTAG